Proteins encoded in a region of the Methylosinus trichosporium OB3b genome:
- a CDS encoding DEAD/DEAH box helicase, whose amino-acid sequence MTLLRDHAWKLKYTPDDGNLARQFYVPALNSATRYDRKTGYFTAPALALAARGIENIVLNGGRMRLLVGCTLGEAEVQAIERGESLRETVERRLLAMPEWSADPAQIDALELLAWMIANDHLAVRLSIPCDLDRRPIAQDVIFHEKSGVIEDKTGDRIAFAGSINETLQGWMRNWESFSVFTSWRDLERVEIEEENFAKVWANRAQTLLTIDVPSAVKDRLLQFLPDPERLPSRLEGNDGVLAGAGQRSPAAPIEPSTNSPAVDAAVTESDRQAVWERIAKAATLPNGGERVGEATSAIVPWPHQIRAFDRMYRHWPPKLLIADEVGLGKTIETGLLLRQAWLAGRAKRILVLAPKSVCKQWQIELREKFNLNWPIYDGQTLAWCPSPARRHNVEREVGRDEWHKEPFVIMSSHLARRRDRQSELLSAEKWDLVIVDEAHHARRRAAGTGQDNRPNALLRLLRGLKDNTEGLVLLTATPMQVHPVELWDLLSLLGMPAAWTETAFVRFFEEVRQDAMPNERLEWLAALFRAYEIYYGQTSSEDAARFTGLGKIKLRRVLEALRDQASTPRRQLSPEERRGAAKLMARSSPVRALVSRHTRELLRRYHKAGLIDTSVATRRVADSFIDLSPDEQTLYRRVEDYISETYNKASPDEKNSVGFVMTIYRRRLASSFHALRTTLEARRTGVSGSLANIDDVRVDEDVADYVEAGDEDATEKLTEAERRVLAAEEVDTIDAIVGAIARLPTDTKARQLVDEIRDLEAAGYRQVIVFTQYTDTMDYLRDHLFDATGKVVMCFSGRGGEIRAHDGGWKQISREEVKARFKKGAADVLVCTDAAAEGLNFQFCGALINYDMPWNPMRVEQRIGRIDRLGQSFADIRITNLHYRDTVEADVYQALQQRISVFTNVVGGLQPILSRIPELIADAVLSRAGDESEKSAEAVRALEGAIEEGRATAIDLDEFADFDLTMPKRPDPALTLADLREILSKPRLMPPGREAKPLDGSDFRYEDGDLPEPIRVTVDPAFFEEHSDSVEFWTPGSPAFPPLGRFN is encoded by the coding sequence GTGACGCTCCTTCGGGATCACGCTTGGAAGCTCAAATACACTCCGGACGATGGAAACCTCGCCCGGCAGTTCTACGTCCCTGCGCTGAATTCGGCGACGCGCTACGATCGCAAGACCGGCTATTTCACGGCACCGGCCCTCGCCTTGGCCGCGAGGGGGATCGAGAACATCGTGCTCAACGGCGGCAGGATGCGGCTGCTAGTCGGCTGCACCTTAGGGGAGGCCGAGGTGCAGGCCATCGAGCGGGGCGAGTCGCTGCGCGAGACGGTCGAACGCCGGCTGCTGGCGATGCCGGAATGGTCGGCGGACCCCGCCCAGATCGACGCCTTGGAATTGCTCGCTTGGATGATCGCCAATGATCATCTCGCTGTTCGTCTCTCGATCCCTTGCGATCTCGACCGGCGTCCTATCGCGCAGGACGTCATATTCCACGAAAAGTCCGGCGTCATCGAAGACAAGACCGGAGATCGGATCGCGTTCGCCGGCAGTATCAACGAAACGCTGCAAGGCTGGATGCGGAACTGGGAGAGCTTTTCGGTCTTCACGTCATGGCGGGATTTGGAGAGGGTCGAGATCGAGGAGGAGAATTTCGCCAAGGTCTGGGCCAACCGGGCACAGACGCTCCTGACGATCGACGTTCCCTCTGCGGTCAAGGATCGACTTCTCCAATTCCTGCCGGACCCCGAGAGATTGCCCAGCCGACTCGAGGGAAACGACGGGGTGCTCGCAGGAGCAGGGCAACGCAGTCCGGCGGCTCCTATCGAGCCTTCGACGAATAGCCCGGCTGTCGACGCTGCGGTCACGGAAAGCGACCGCCAAGCGGTTTGGGAGAGGATTGCCAAAGCGGCGACGCTGCCCAATGGCGGCGAGCGGGTCGGCGAGGCGACGTCCGCCATCGTACCCTGGCCGCATCAGATTCGCGCCTTCGATCGCATGTATCGCCATTGGCCGCCGAAGCTGCTCATCGCGGACGAGGTCGGCTTGGGGAAGACCATCGAGACCGGTCTGCTCCTTCGTCAGGCATGGCTGGCGGGTCGCGCGAAGCGCATCCTAGTTCTGGCGCCGAAGTCGGTGTGCAAGCAGTGGCAGATCGAGCTCCGGGAAAAATTTAACCTGAATTGGCCGATCTACGACGGCCAGACGCTCGCTTGGTGTCCGTCTCCGGCGCGACGGCACAACGTCGAGCGCGAGGTGGGACGGGACGAATGGCACAAGGAGCCGTTTGTCATCATGTCCAGCCATTTGGCGCGCCGGCGGGACAGGCAGTCCGAGCTTCTTTCCGCGGAAAAATGGGATCTGGTCATTGTCGATGAGGCGCACCATGCCCGGCGCCGCGCGGCGGGAACCGGGCAGGACAACCGGCCCAACGCCCTTCTGCGGCTGCTGCGCGGATTGAAGGACAACACGGAGGGGCTGGTCCTGCTCACCGCGACGCCGATGCAGGTCCACCCCGTCGAGCTTTGGGACCTTCTCTCGCTTCTCGGCATGCCCGCAGCGTGGACCGAAACGGCCTTCGTCCGGTTCTTCGAGGAGGTCCGCCAAGATGCTATGCCGAACGAGCGTCTCGAATGGCTCGCGGCGCTGTTTCGGGCGTATGAGATCTATTACGGCCAGACCAGTTCCGAGGACGCCGCCCGGTTCACTGGGCTGGGCAAGATCAAATTGCGAAGGGTCCTCGAGGCGTTGCGCGACCAGGCTTCGACGCCGCGGCGCCAATTGTCGCCCGAAGAGCGACGGGGCGCCGCCAAGCTGATGGCCCGCTCGTCGCCGGTGCGGGCCCTCGTCTCCCGACACACGCGAGAGCTGCTCCGTCGCTATCACAAGGCCGGCCTGATCGACACGTCGGTCGCGACCCGGCGGGTCGCCGACAGCTTCATCGATCTATCCCCCGACGAGCAGACCCTCTACCGGCGTGTCGAGGACTACATATCCGAGACCTACAACAAGGCGTCGCCGGACGAGAAGAACTCCGTGGGTTTCGTCATGACGATCTATCGCCGGCGGCTCGCCTCCAGCTTCCACGCATTGAGGACCACATTGGAAGCGCGTCGGACCGGCGTCTCGGGTTCCCTTGCGAACATCGACGATGTTCGAGTCGACGAGGATGTCGCGGACTATGTGGAAGCCGGTGACGAGGACGCGACCGAAAAACTCACGGAGGCCGAACGCAGGGTGCTGGCGGCGGAGGAGGTCGACACGATCGACGCGATCGTCGGGGCCATCGCGAGATTGCCGACGGACACCAAGGCCCGTCAGCTGGTCGACGAGATCCGTGATCTCGAGGCTGCCGGCTACCGTCAGGTCATCGTGTTCACGCAGTACACCGACACGATGGATTATCTGCGGGACCACCTGTTTGACGCGACCGGGAAGGTCGTGATGTGCTTCTCGGGCCGCGGCGGCGAGATCCGGGCTCATGACGGGGGCTGGAAGCAGATATCGCGTGAAGAGGTCAAGGCGCGCTTCAAGAAGGGGGCCGCCGACGTTCTCGTCTGCACCGATGCCGCGGCGGAGGGCCTGAACTTCCAGTTCTGCGGCGCGCTGATCAACTACGACATGCCGTGGAACCCGATGCGCGTCGAGCAGAGAATCGGCCGCATCGACCGCCTCGGTCAGAGCTTCGCCGACATCCGCATCACCAATCTGCACTACCGCGACACCGTCGAAGCCGACGTCTATCAGGCGCTTCAACAGCGCATTTCAGTGTTCACGAATGTCGTCGGAGGGCTCCAGCCGATCCTCAGTCGGATTCCGGAACTGATCGCGGACGCCGTGCTGTCGAGAGCCGGCGACGAGTCCGAAAAAAGCGCGGAGGCGGTGCGGGCTTTGGAGGGCGCGATCGAGGAAGGCCGAGCGACCGCAATCGACCTCGATGAGTTCGCGGACTTCGACTTGACCATGCCTAAACGTCCGGACCCTGCGCTGACGTTGGCGGACTTGCGAGAAATTCTGAGCAAGCCGCGCCTAATGCCGCCAGGCAGGGAAGCGAAGCCTTTGGACGGCTCGGACTTCCGCTACGAAGACGGCGATCTGCCGGAACCCATTCGAGTGACAGTCGACCCCGCGTTCTTTGAAGAGCATTCCGACAGCGTGGAATTCTGGACGCCGGGCAGTCCGGCATTCCCGCCGTTGGGGAGGTTCAATTGA